In one window of Macadamia integrifolia cultivar HAES 741 chromosome 2, SCU_Mint_v3, whole genome shotgun sequence DNA:
- the LOC122094017 gene encoding protein SICKLE-like isoform X1: MICGDAVICCICSLCSCFVNSSSYQMEESKKRRERLKAMQMEAADVEASNIADGSTPPGYLSNPRIEPSSVPLVEEAVPRFDFYTDPMAGSSGNKRWRSTMQTPQNYTSHTTSSGSPISRLPSSLSGSRNPNVTPTPAHQYHINYSPNSYSPNQRIYEASNFGGSDSWRSPVGSASPFHGHQGTPPGVWNRSAGRAGYSFPFHSPRGRSFSSPPPGWGGSHSPYSGRGSNHKFSNSPSFGSGRGGGRGRGLHAIASAHEKPYMFYNKTMLEDPWRLLTPVVRISVLPVSTQHTHDSPRSWLPNSLLKKARDSEAVNESNSQSSLAECLAASFEEAVNDATSI; this comes from the exons ATGATATGTGGAGATGCAGTAATTTGTTGCATATGTAGCTTATGTTCCTGTTTTGTCAACTCGTCCTCATATCAGatggaagaatcaaagaaaagaagggaaagattgAAAGCAATGCAAATGGAGGCTGCTGATGTTGAAGCTTCTAACATTGCTGATGGTTCTACACCTCCTGGTTACCTATCCAATCCACGTATTGAGCCCTCTTCAGTTCCACTGGTGGAGGAGGCTGTTCCTAGGTTTGATTTTTACACAGACCCTATGGCAGGTTCCTCTGGTAACAAGAGGTGGAGAAGCACCATGCAGACACCACAAAATTATACCTCACACACAACtagtagtgggtctcccatttcTAGGTTGCCATCGTCTCTTTCAG GTTCAAGGAATCCCAATGTTACTCCCACTCCTGCTCATCAATATCATATTAATTATTCTCCCAATAGTTATTCTCCCAATCAAAGAATTTATGAAGCATCAAATTTTGGTGGTTCAGATTCTTGGAGAAGTCCAGTTGGAAGTGCTAGTCCTTTTCATGGGCACCAAGGAACTCCTCCTGGTGTCTGGAACAGATCTGCTGGCAGGGCTGGCTATAGCTTTCCCTTCCATTCACCAAGAGGTCGTAGCTTCTCCAGTCCGCCTCCTGGATGGGGTGGTAGCCATAGTCCTTATTCTGGAAGAGGAAGCAATCATAAGTTCAGTAACAGCCCCAGCTTTGGTTCAGGACGAGGTGGTGGAAGAGGGCGTGGTTTACATGCTATTGCCTCAGCACACGAGAAACCATATATGTTCTACAACAAGACTATGCTAGAAGACCCATGGAGGCTGTTGACACCAGTTGTAAGAATTTCAGTTCTACCAGTTAGCACTCAGCATACCCATGATTCACCAAGATCTTGGCTTCCGAATTCACTTCTAAAGAAGGCTAGAGATTCAGAAGCAGTCAATGAGTCTAACTCTCAATCAAGCCTCGCTGAATGCCTAGCTGCCTCTTTCGAGGAGGCTGTTAATGATGCAACAAGTATTTAA
- the LOC122094017 gene encoding protein SICKLE-like isoform X2: MICGDAVICCICSLCSCFVNSSSYQMEESKKRRERLKAMQMEAADVEASNIADGSTPPGYLSNPRIEPSSVPLVEEAVPRFDFYTDPMAGSSGNKRWRSTMQTPQNYTSHTTSSGSPISRLPSSLSDSWRSPVGSASPFHGHQGTPPGVWNRSAGRAGYSFPFHSPRGRSFSSPPPGWGGSHSPYSGRGSNHKFSNSPSFGSGRGGGRGRGLHAIASAHEKPYMFYNKTMLEDPWRLLTPVVRISVLPVSTQHTHDSPRSWLPNSLLKKARDSEAVNESNSQSSLAECLAASFEEAVNDATSI; this comes from the exons ATGATATGTGGAGATGCAGTAATTTGTTGCATATGTAGCTTATGTTCCTGTTTTGTCAACTCGTCCTCATATCAGatggaagaatcaaagaaaagaagggaaagattgAAAGCAATGCAAATGGAGGCTGCTGATGTTGAAGCTTCTAACATTGCTGATGGTTCTACACCTCCTGGTTACCTATCCAATCCACGTATTGAGCCCTCTTCAGTTCCACTGGTGGAGGAGGCTGTTCCTAGGTTTGATTTTTACACAGACCCTATGGCAGGTTCCTCTGGTAACAAGAGGTGGAGAAGCACCATGCAGACACCACAAAATTATACCTCACACACAACtagtagtgggtctcccatttcTAGGTTGCCATCGTCTCTTTCAG ATTCTTGGAGAAGTCCAGTTGGAAGTGCTAGTCCTTTTCATGGGCACCAAGGAACTCCTCCTGGTGTCTGGAACAGATCTGCTGGCAGGGCTGGCTATAGCTTTCCCTTCCATTCACCAAGAGGTCGTAGCTTCTCCAGTCCGCCTCCTGGATGGGGTGGTAGCCATAGTCCTTATTCTGGAAGAGGAAGCAATCATAAGTTCAGTAACAGCCCCAGCTTTGGTTCAGGACGAGGTGGTGGAAGAGGGCGTGGTTTACATGCTATTGCCTCAGCACACGAGAAACCATATATGTTCTACAACAAGACTATGCTAGAAGACCCATGGAGGCTGTTGACACCAGTTGTAAGAATTTCAGTTCTACCAGTTAGCACTCAGCATACCCATGATTCACCAAGATCTTGGCTTCCGAATTCACTTCTAAAGAAGGCTAGAGATTCAGAAGCAGTCAATGAGTCTAACTCTCAATCAAGCCTCGCTGAATGCCTAGCTGCCTCTTTCGAGGAGGCTGTTAATGATGCAACAAGTATTTAA